One part of the Tunicatimonas pelagia genome encodes these proteins:
- a CDS encoding sodium:solute symporter family transporter, producing the protein MTNTIQTLDYVAIAIYMAFMAGIGIFFGWYVKDIGQYFKGGGTIPWFAGGISNFMSMFSTFVFVAHAGIAYEYGLVALLIIWSSVPPMLIAVAYFAKRWRRAGISSPVEFMEVRFNASVRQVFSWGGVLFRLLENMVRLYAIGLFIAAATPLSLDVAIIAAGVIVVVYTVTGGLWAVIVTDAVQFIVLICSTLILIPLTFEAAGGLNQIINTVPEYFTLFNGPKGAPFYLLAYYVMIAIKFNGNWAFIQRFYSVKNEQAGRKMGVASAVLFLVFPLLFLLPPIAARVILPELSNPEMAYVSVALEVLPTGIMGILLAAMFAATMSSLDSEYNVVANVITNDIYKRKVNPTASDRKLMNVARVVTLLVGGLVIGGAFFIGVFGGAFEANKLLTALFAIPLIIPVVMGVLFPRPKASGAIASLVVGVAIGLVLNYLPYFSWELSTLTAIAVCLIIFFVSGYVGQRKPEQEQSVRQFFQRLRTPVPVIEQAVIDPGFYRSIRLLFAIALVCTGLLFITMSIPSIGMLSGQLTLIVGMVCCTLSAMTYWLSKRKTKDQRSALAGKPAAKKTAQR; encoded by the coding sequence ATGACGAATACCATTCAAACGCTGGATTATGTTGCCATTGCCATCTACATGGCATTTATGGCGGGAATTGGCATCTTCTTCGGGTGGTACGTCAAGGATATTGGTCAGTACTTCAAAGGTGGAGGTACCATTCCTTGGTTTGCCGGGGGCATTAGCAATTTTATGTCGATGTTTAGCACCTTCGTATTTGTGGCCCACGCCGGTATTGCCTACGAATACGGATTGGTAGCTTTGTTAATTATTTGGTCGTCGGTGCCGCCCATGCTGATCGCGGTGGCCTACTTTGCCAAGCGATGGCGGCGAGCCGGGATTTCTTCTCCGGTAGAGTTTATGGAAGTACGCTTCAATGCTTCCGTCCGGCAGGTGTTCTCCTGGGGAGGCGTGCTATTCCGGCTGCTGGAAAATATGGTGCGCTTGTACGCGATCGGCCTATTTATCGCCGCAGCCACTCCGCTGAGTCTGGATGTAGCCATCATTGCGGCTGGAGTGATTGTGGTGGTCTACACGGTGACGGGCGGACTTTGGGCGGTAATTGTTACGGATGCGGTACAGTTTATCGTGCTGATCTGTTCTACCCTGATTCTGATTCCACTAACGTTCGAGGCTGCTGGCGGACTAAATCAGATCATCAATACCGTACCGGAATATTTTACCCTGTTCAATGGCCCGAAAGGAGCACCATTTTATTTATTAGCCTACTATGTGATGATTGCCATTAAATTCAATGGTAACTGGGCGTTCATTCAGCGGTTCTACAGCGTGAAGAACGAACAGGCCGGGCGAAAGATGGGAGTAGCTAGTGCCGTATTATTTCTGGTTTTTCCCTTACTATTCTTACTGCCACCCATCGCTGCCCGAGTGATTTTACCCGAACTAAGCAATCCCGAAATGGCCTACGTGAGCGTTGCCCTGGAGGTGTTGCCCACCGGCATCATGGGTATTTTGTTGGCTGCCATGTTCGCTGCTACCATGTCGTCGCTAGACTCAGAATATAACGTAGTAGCTAATGTGATTACTAATGATATTTATAAAAGGAAAGTGAATCCAACCGCCTCCGACCGCAAGCTAATGAACGTAGCCCGAGTGGTTACTCTGCTAGTGGGTGGACTTGTGATCGGGGGGGCGTTCTTTATTGGTGTGTTTGGCGGGGCGTTTGAAGCCAATAAGCTACTTACTGCCTTGTTCGCCATTCCACTCATTATTCCGGTGGTGATGGGAGTACTATTTCCTCGTCCGAAGGCCAGCGGAGCCATCGCCAGCTTAGTAGTGGGAGTGGCGATTGGACTAGTACTCAACTATTTGCCATACTTTTCTTGGGAGCTATCTACCCTTACTGCCATCGCTGTCTGTCTGATCATCTTTTTTGTTTCAGGTTACGTAGGTCAACGAAAGCCTGAGCAAGAACAGTCAGTGCGGCAATTTTTCCAACGGCTAAGAACCCCGGTACCTGTTATTGAACAAGCGGTGATTGATCCAGGGTTTTATCGCTCAATCCGGTTGCTGTTTGCTATTGCGTTGGTGTGTACCGGACTTTTGTTTATTACTATGAGCATACCCTCTATCGGTATGCTAAGTGGTCAATTAACCTTGATCGTTGGGATGGTATGTTGTACTTTAAGTGCTATGACTTACTGGTTGTCAAAACGCAAAACAAAAGACCAAAGGTCTGCTTTGGCGGGTAAACCTGCGGCGAAAAAAACGGCTCAACGATGA
- a CDS encoding IclR family transcriptional regulator: MIQVLHRALNILEFIAQHPTREYTLTEIADHHQLNHGTCANILKTLVTRRYIEQVGHKKGYRLGAMSYHLTRNQAYKRDLIAAADLPMQQLTQAINETSLLTIVVNDRRITLHSVECDRDIQARGNVDRTVYDSATGRLILAYQPEAEQVRFARTYGLPAEEVWSGIATEAQLLQALAQLREAGLAIDHTSRQIVGLAVPLYQQGRVEAALGVFLPELRYTDTHRDKIIRALRQTAEQINQTL, encoded by the coding sequence ATGATTCAAGTCCTTCATCGTGCGCTCAATATTTTAGAATTCATCGCTCAGCATCCCACTCGGGAATATACACTGACCGAAATTGCCGATCATCACCAGTTGAATCACGGCACTTGTGCTAATATTCTTAAAACCTTGGTCACCCGCCGCTACATTGAGCAGGTAGGCCATAAAAAAGGTTATCGGCTCGGAGCCATGTCTTATCACCTCACCCGCAACCAAGCCTACAAGCGAGACCTGATTGCTGCCGCTGACCTCCCGATGCAGCAACTTACCCAAGCCATCAACGAGACCTCACTGCTCACCATCGTGGTGAATGATCGCCGGATTACGCTGCACTCCGTGGAGTGCGATCGCGACATTCAGGCCCGAGGCAACGTAGACCGAACGGTATACGATTCGGCTACCGGACGGCTGATCCTGGCCTATCAGCCAGAAGCCGAGCAGGTGCGTTTTGCCCGCACCTACGGTCTTCCTGCCGAAGAGGTCTGGTCAGGCATCGCCACCGAAGCCCAATTACTCCAGGCCCTAGCTCAACTACGCGAAGCTGGCCTAGCGATTGATCATACCAGTCGGCAGATTGTAGGACTAGCCGTGCCGTTGTACCAGCAAGGACGGGTAGAAGCCGCCTTGGGTGTTTTTCTTCCCGAACTTCGCTATACCGATACTCATCGCGACAAGATTATCCGTGCTCTACGACAAACCGCCGAGCAGATCAATCAAACCCTTTAA
- a CDS encoding glycosyl hydrolase 115 family protein: MNQADETTKLRFSKKYSPFFKGGRRETGEGGFLSKSLTNINLSLVLVLVISTLATCQDAAPALILVDNTQSTNIYLPEGTSNPVRLAVDDIRSDVEKITGKQLLISEKLDTTASQMLVFNLADEIQRGEAIRLHPDLDTLVGKWEAYVVQNISVNGKQHLLMAGSDERATMFAIYHFAEDYLSVDPTYYWSGLEPTEREQLAWEEVRIVQDEPTFRFRGWFINDEDLLTEWKNGGGARNIDYRFYSQVVHPEVIRPALETALRLRMNLIIPASFVDIRNPPEERLVAEAAQRGLYVSMHHIEPLGVSAFGYQNYWQEQGEEPLFSFYSEPEKVTQTWQEYAQRWAKYPNVIWQTGLRGIADRPMWMADPGVPQSDADRGRIISEAIRVQSEIVDTLDEGKNPILSTTLWAEGAGLNQAGHLTFPDSMIIIFADNSPGWRWQSDFYETERNPANRYGVYYHHQLWGSGPHLVQAVPPAKTYEMFEEAVEHQASDYAIMNVSNVREFVLGIEASAEMLYDMQSFEVAAFMSQWFVAHFGEQAESVQKLYQRFFDSYQTHKTLGVPLLLDGQIRSYGYKVLNRLKMQVEQPEKYQEILAQEATPTVESIWASRHLSDMHPANSLPPEEVLVPLQQQIQSLEGMEGSLEQAASQLSGDTLLFFQTNLVAQHKILLELNRWLEAVVLSRLAMDENNAMAASMHLLRAVEFLERVEEAKKIASQGEKWQHWYRGDKKMNIAGMIESTKQVHQLMVERFS, translated from the coding sequence ATGAATCAAGCGGATGAAACGACTAAGCTAAGGTTTAGCAAGAAATATTCCCCCTTTTTTAAAGGAGGCCGCCGTGAAACGGGGGAGGGGGGATTTCTTTCAAAGAGCCTAACCAATATAAATCTATCGTTGGTTCTAGTATTAGTAATCAGTACGTTGGCTACCTGTCAGGACGCTGCTCCCGCTTTGATACTGGTTGATAATACACAGTCAACTAATATTTATCTGCCAGAAGGTACTTCCAACCCTGTTCGCTTAGCAGTGGATGATATTCGGTCAGATGTTGAGAAGATCACCGGAAAACAACTGCTGATTTCCGAAAAGTTAGATACTACCGCTTCGCAGATGCTAGTATTCAATTTGGCAGATGAAATCCAACGTGGCGAGGCCATCCGATTACATCCCGATTTAGATACTTTAGTAGGAAAATGGGAAGCATACGTAGTGCAGAATATATCCGTGAACGGTAAGCAACATTTGCTGATGGCGGGCAGCGACGAACGGGCTACCATGTTTGCTATCTATCACTTTGCCGAAGATTATCTAAGCGTCGATCCAACCTACTACTGGAGCGGGTTGGAACCCACTGAACGCGAACAGCTCGCTTGGGAAGAAGTACGTATCGTGCAGGATGAGCCGACTTTTCGCTTCCGGGGCTGGTTTATTAACGACGAGGACTTGCTCACCGAATGGAAAAACGGTGGTGGTGCCCGGAACATCGATTATCGTTTCTACAGCCAGGTAGTGCACCCGGAAGTGATTCGTCCCGCACTGGAAACAGCACTGCGTTTACGTATGAACCTGATTATCCCCGCTAGCTTCGTAGACATCCGCAATCCGCCCGAAGAGCGGCTGGTGGCGGAAGCGGCTCAGCGAGGCTTATACGTCTCCATGCATCATATCGAGCCACTGGGCGTAAGTGCCTTTGGCTACCAGAACTATTGGCAAGAACAAGGCGAAGAACCGTTGTTCTCCTTCTACAGTGAACCGGAGAAGGTTACCCAAACCTGGCAAGAGTACGCTCAACGCTGGGCGAAGTACCCGAACGTAATCTGGCAGACCGGTTTGCGGGGCATTGCCGACCGTCCGATGTGGATGGCCGACCCGGGTGTACCTCAGTCTGATGCCGATCGGGGACGTATTATCTCGGAAGCTATTCGGGTACAGAGTGAAATTGTGGATACGCTAGATGAGGGCAAAAATCCTATTTTATCTACCACCCTCTGGGCCGAAGGGGCGGGACTGAATCAGGCCGGGCATCTTACCTTTCCCGACAGTATGATTATCATTTTTGCTGATAACAGTCCCGGCTGGCGGTGGCAATCGGACTTTTACGAAACCGAACGTAATCCAGCCAACCGATACGGAGTGTACTACCATCATCAACTCTGGGGTTCTGGCCCGCATCTGGTACAAGCCGTACCGCCCGCTAAAACTTACGAGATGTTTGAGGAAGCAGTCGAGCATCAAGCTTCGGATTACGCTATCATGAACGTATCCAACGTGCGGGAGTTTGTCCTGGGTATAGAAGCTTCTGCGGAGATGCTGTACGACATGCAGTCGTTTGAGGTAGCTGCGTTTATGTCGCAGTGGTTTGTAGCTCACTTTGGGGAGCAGGCCGAATCGGTACAAAAGCTCTACCAACGGTTTTTTGATAGCTACCAGACGCACAAAACTTTGGGCGTGCCTCTGCTGCTGGATGGTCAGATCCGTTCGTATGGTTACAAAGTATTGAATCGCCTCAAAATGCAGGTGGAACAACCTGAAAAATATCAAGAAATATTGGCGCAAGAGGCCACACCCACGGTAGAATCCATCTGGGCTAGCCGTCATCTATCGGATATGCATCCGGCCAATAGTTTACCGCCCGAAGAAGTATTGGTTCCGCTTCAGCAGCAAATCCAAAGTTTGGAGGGCATGGAGGGGAGTCTGGAACAGGCAGCTAGTCAACTAAGCGGTGACACCTTGCTGTTTTTCCAAACCAACCTAGTAGCGCAGCATAAAATACTGTTGGAACTGAATCGCTGGCTGGAAGCTGTGGTTTTATCTCGCTTAGCGATGGACGAAAATAATGCGATGGCGGCCAGTATGCACTTGCTGCGGGCGGTAGAATTTCTGGAGCGAGTAGAAGAAGCGAAGAAAATTGCTTCCCAAGGTGAAAAGTGGCAGCACTGGTACCGAGGCGATAAGAAAATGAACATTGCCGGAATGATAGAAAGTACTAAGCAAGTACATCAATTGATGGTTGAAAGGTTTTCCTAA
- a CDS encoding GH39 family glycosyl hydrolase: MRILIFLLLPCLSGLAQSAGFNFVGKVSPRHAKDIQASSWSIGAETMDRDYTIYNNWKKYLGPLGIKKARLQAGWAKTEYKEGHYNFAWLDSIIYDMVDQGVEPWLNVSYGNPLYSGGTKLGAAMPKDSASIAAFAAWAKLLAARYGEVIDEYEIWNEGMHHNRNTVEDYTKLYVATAEAIRSVQPKAKLLALAIAGIHPEQADSFLAEMQKRDKLHLVNQITYHPYRQNPDEVYEEVLELRAVVNRYDPRITIRQGENGAPSQYRRTKALRNYPWTETSQSKWALRRMLGDLGRDIETSYFSIVDLNYPDEINRKGTLESDTTKKVVKAKPVYYALQNLAAIFDNTLARISNYAYTTSADSSLSCFAYQHKATGQQVITFWMDDNVPSDSEEYQTMDFSVSGGNFNEAVWVDVRTGEVREIPEENIRQEGTQYTFSSIPVYDSPVLIADKALIPLTTPNSGQ; encoded by the coding sequence TTGAGAATCCTCATTTTTTTACTCTTACCCTGTTTGTCAGGATTAGCCCAATCGGCTGGTTTTAACTTCGTAGGCAAAGTTTCGCCACGCCACGCGAAAGACATTCAGGCGTCCAGCTGGTCGATAGGTGCTGAGACGATGGATCGCGACTATACCATTTATAACAATTGGAAAAAATACCTAGGGCCGTTAGGCATTAAAAAGGCTCGCCTTCAGGCGGGTTGGGCAAAGACTGAATACAAAGAAGGTCACTACAATTTCGCTTGGCTAGATAGTATTATTTACGATATGGTAGACCAGGGAGTAGAACCGTGGCTCAACGTAAGCTACGGAAACCCGCTGTACAGTGGTGGCACCAAGCTGGGGGCCGCCATGCCCAAAGATTCTGCTTCTATCGCTGCTTTTGCCGCTTGGGCGAAGCTGCTGGCTGCCCGTTACGGTGAGGTAATTGACGAGTACGAAATCTGGAACGAAGGTATGCACCACAACCGAAACACGGTAGAAGATTACACCAAACTGTACGTAGCCACCGCAGAGGCCATTCGCTCGGTGCAACCAAAAGCGAAGTTGCTCGCATTAGCTATTGCCGGAATTCACCCCGAGCAGGCAGATAGTTTCTTGGCTGAAATGCAAAAACGGGACAAACTGCACCTGGTTAATCAGATTACGTATCACCCCTACCGACAGAATCCTGATGAAGTGTACGAAGAAGTGTTGGAGCTTCGAGCGGTAGTGAACCGCTATGATCCCCGTATCACCATCCGGCAGGGCGAAAATGGAGCACCTTCGCAGTACCGCCGCACCAAAGCCTTAAGGAACTATCCCTGGACCGAAACCTCCCAAAGTAAGTGGGCCTTACGACGCATGTTGGGAGATCTGGGGCGGGATATTGAGACATCCTACTTTAGTATTGTAGACCTAAACTACCCCGATGAAATCAATCGGAAGGGTACCCTGGAATCGGATACGACTAAAAAAGTCGTCAAAGCCAAGCCGGTTTACTACGCTTTACAGAATCTGGCAGCCATTTTTGATAATACTTTAGCTCGCATCTCGAACTACGCGTATACCACCTCGGCTGATTCATCGCTTTCATGCTTTGCCTACCAACACAAAGCTACGGGGCAACAGGTAATCACGTTCTGGATGGATGATAATGTGCCTTCTGATTCGGAAGAGTATCAAACAATGGATTTCAGTGTTTCTGGAGGAAATTTCAACGAAGCCGTATGGGTAGATGTACGTACGGGCGAGGTGCGCGAGATTCCCGAGGAAAATATTCGGCAGGAAGGCACGCAGTATACATTTAGTAGCATTCCCGTTTACGATTCTCCGGTGCTCATTGCCGACAAAGCACTAATTCCACTGACAACCCCTAACAGCGGTCAATGA
- a CDS encoding RagB/SusD family nutrient uptake outer membrane protein, with amino-acid sequence MKMTYKYWIVILAFVGLHTACNEDEFLKEEPLDFFSPSNSFVTFENFESSLIDLYAQLREYRFANNDVSRAQFYGTDIMFDARESTTNNRFGDYAVTLNPTGFVPGWHWNLLYKIVTSANTIIARLEDNQELSAEQKQAVTAEASFFRAWAYRYLVHLYGGVPIILDEVTSPRTDFTRATRDAVLAQIVTDATVAATDLPGIGEVTADGRVSNLAAYQLLTETYLAQQNWADAIASATVVIDDPNMALMTNRFGSRAAEPEGDVYYDLFRRGNQNRTGGNTEAIWVAQMEVDVPGGFLTSTNQAGNTMERNHAPASWTLQDPDGNPAVLGWRSDLNVGGRGVSFMQPTAFFENTLWESDFDNDLRNSPINYIRDFRYDDPASVWFDSSAVEYPGPNLLAQGWRWYPWLSKVTTPGQHPDALYANRDLGLLTAAGGSTYTDQYYMRLAETYLLRAEAYLGSGDQTSAAADINVVRNRANATPVAPGDVTIDYILDERARELSLEEDRRITLQRLGKLVERVQLYNAHNSDDIQNFHALWPIPAAEIEANINALLEQNDGY; translated from the coding sequence ATGAAAATGACTTATAAATATTGGATAGTTATTCTTGCATTCGTTGGGCTGCACACCGCATGTAATGAAGATGAATTTCTGAAGGAAGAGCCGCTAGACTTCTTCAGCCCCAGTAATTCATTTGTTACGTTTGAGAACTTTGAAAGCTCTTTGATTGACCTTTATGCTCAATTACGTGAATATCGCTTCGCTAATAATGACGTGTCTAGAGCTCAATTTTACGGAACCGACATTATGTTTGATGCTCGGGAGTCAACTACGAATAACCGCTTTGGAGATTATGCGGTTACGCTAAATCCTACCGGTTTCGTTCCAGGTTGGCACTGGAACCTCCTGTACAAAATCGTAACTAGTGCCAATACAATTATCGCCCGCTTAGAAGACAATCAGGAACTATCGGCAGAACAAAAACAAGCTGTTACTGCCGAAGCTAGTTTCTTCCGTGCCTGGGCTTATCGCTATCTAGTGCATTTGTACGGAGGGGTACCCATCATCCTTGATGAGGTGACTTCACCCCGAACAGATTTCACCCGAGCCACCCGCGATGCAGTACTCGCGCAAATCGTAACTGATGCTACCGTGGCCGCCACTGATCTTCCAGGCATTGGCGAAGTAACTGCTGACGGACGAGTATCCAATCTGGCAGCTTATCAGCTATTAACCGAGACTTACCTCGCTCAGCAAAACTGGGCAGATGCCATTGCCTCCGCTACAGTGGTAATTGACGATCCGAATATGGCACTTATGACCAACCGTTTTGGCTCCCGGGCCGCAGAGCCGGAGGGTGACGTATACTACGATCTATTCCGGCGGGGCAACCAGAACCGCACCGGAGGTAATACCGAAGCGATTTGGGTAGCACAGATGGAGGTAGACGTACCGGGAGGGTTTCTTACATCAACCAACCAAGCCGGTAATACGATGGAACGTAACCACGCACCCGCCAGCTGGACATTGCAAGATCCGGATGGTAACCCAGCGGTGTTAGGGTGGCGGTCTGACCTAAACGTAGGTGGTCGGGGAGTATCTTTTATGCAGCCTACTGCTTTTTTTGAAAACACCTTATGGGAGAGCGATTTTGATAATGACCTTCGTAATTCACCCATTAATTATATTCGTGATTTTCGCTACGATGACCCGGCTTCTGTTTGGTTTGACTCTAGTGCGGTTGAGTACCCTGGCCCTAATCTATTAGCCCAAGGATGGCGGTGGTATCCTTGGCTAAGTAAAGTCACTACACCCGGGCAACACCCGGATGCCCTATATGCCAACCGCGATTTAGGCTTATTGACTGCTGCCGGAGGCTCTACCTACACTGACCAATACTATATGCGGCTCGCCGAAACCTATCTGCTGAGGGCTGAAGCCTACTTGGGCAGTGGAGATCAGACTAGCGCGGCAGCAGATATTAACGTTGTACGAAATCGGGCAAATGCTACTCCGGTAGCACCGGGTGACGTAACCATTGATTATATTTTGGACGAGCGGGCGCGGGAGCTTAGTTTAGAGGAAGATCGCCGTATCACACTTCAGAGGTTAGGCAAACTAGTAGAGCGGGTTCAATTGTACAATGCTCACAATAGCGATGATATTCAGAATTTTCATGCCCTCTGGCCTATTCCGGCGGCAGAAATTGAAGCGAACATTAATGCTCTGCTGGAGCAGAACGACGGTTATTAG
- a CDS encoding SusC/RagA family TonB-linked outer membrane protein, translating to MKTLCTTFSYFILSLLSTTVFAQVQGTITDLEDDSPLPGVSILIKGTSTGTISDLNGQFQLSQISSTDTLVLSSVGYETLEIPVNNRSQIDVALSPDIQSLSEIVVVGYGTQKREDVTGAVVSAPLEAFEEAPNTNILQSLSGSTPGIDIGQAAAAGEEPTIQVRGQASINGNQNPLIILDGVYYRGRLADLNPNDIAAVDVLKDPSSMAVYGAQAANGVVIVTTKSGKSAQAPVISYSGFYTTQSPANELTPLGREGYLKGVRDVDWENGYLAPDFIQENPDWAIENDTGLFPPLLEGFASGTDYSWYDEVTDPGYITDHQLSIRGSGEHTSYFLSGGYTDQKGWMLNDTYRRITARVNVDTEITDWLTVGANTFGAFSDFSGESPILSQIPQMSPLVTPYDENGELVVNPLGDNRLNPFLQSAADDRDLRNNLSGIFYGQIRIPQIPGLSYRVNFSNNYRWEELGNANPFDNGQAGRAIKINRATYDLVVDNIITYNRELGENHEIDVTLLYGFNRISFNETRAEGSNFTNLALSYNSLEQAVIQQIFSDAWEERYLYQMGRINYGYRDKYLLTATLRRDGFSGFSENNKVGLFPSLGLGWVLSEEDFLANVAPLNFLKLRASYGENGNLTDRYSSLARISSGGANQYVFGDGGSTTNGQRIASLANPNLSWERTVGINVGVDFELLDRRLSGSIDYYQSNTTDLLWDFVLPEITGFRQIRSNVGEISNTGLEMLVTANAVRSTNFSWNIQANFATNSNRIESLLGLDRDGDGQEDDLIANSLFIGEPIGAVYGYVIDGIWQVGDENIPDGFAPGSYRLRDLNNDEQITPQDDRQILGYREPAYQFGIQNTLQYKNFAFKFFIKSIQGGSDGYLSLNDPWDGSYSTPGNAQSSNWFAEVDYWTPANPGATYRRPGPDAAISQQRFFARSFARLQDISLSYNLGQSLLERIGLQEAKIFVSGKNLLTFTDWEGWDPETGQGLGPNQRRQDNRNNSDNQDRNRSRSALPVMRGFTVGLNISL from the coding sequence ATGAAAACACTATGTACAACCTTTAGCTACTTCATTCTAAGCTTGCTATCTACTACAGTTTTCGCTCAAGTGCAGGGAACTATTACCGATTTAGAAGATGATAGTCCACTACCAGGAGTTAGCATCCTTATTAAAGGAACCAGTACGGGTACCATCTCTGATCTAAACGGACAGTTCCAACTAAGCCAAATCAGTTCAACCGATACTTTGGTTCTTTCGTCGGTGGGCTATGAGACTCTGGAAATACCCGTTAACAATCGTAGTCAGATTGACGTGGCTCTTTCACCCGACATCCAGTCTCTATCAGAAATTGTGGTGGTCGGGTATGGTACCCAGAAGCGAGAAGATGTAACGGGGGCCGTGGTTTCTGCCCCACTCGAAGCCTTCGAGGAAGCGCCTAATACTAATATCTTACAATCGCTTAGTGGTTCTACTCCTGGTATCGACATCGGGCAGGCAGCAGCCGCAGGCGAAGAACCCACTATTCAAGTGCGGGGGCAAGCCAGTATCAATGGGAATCAGAACCCACTGATTATTCTCGATGGGGTTTACTATCGGGGGCGGTTAGCTGACTTAAACCCTAATGATATTGCTGCTGTAGATGTGCTCAAAGATCCGAGCAGCATGGCGGTGTACGGTGCCCAAGCGGCAAACGGTGTGGTGATTGTTACTACCAAAAGTGGTAAAAGTGCTCAAGCACCCGTCATCAGCTATTCGGGCTTTTACACTACGCAGTCACCTGCCAATGAACTTACCCCCTTGGGGCGCGAAGGTTATTTGAAAGGCGTGCGTGACGTAGATTGGGAGAATGGTTATTTAGCCCCTGACTTTATCCAAGAAAACCCTGATTGGGCAATTGAAAATGATACCGGTTTATTTCCTCCCTTGCTAGAAGGTTTTGCCAGTGGTACAGACTACAGTTGGTACGATGAAGTGACCGACCCTGGTTACATCACCGACCACCAACTCAGTATACGAGGCAGTGGCGAGCATACCTCGTATTTCCTTTCGGGCGGGTATACCGACCAGAAAGGATGGATGCTGAACGATACCTACCGCCGAATTACTGCCCGAGTCAACGTCGATACTGAAATCACCGACTGGCTCACAGTGGGAGCCAATACGTTTGGGGCGTTTTCTGATTTCTCCGGTGAAAGTCCCATACTAAGCCAGATTCCTCAGATGAGCCCGCTAGTAACTCCCTACGACGAAAACGGAGAACTTGTCGTGAATCCGCTAGGTGATAATCGGTTAAACCCTTTTTTACAGAGTGCCGCCGATGATCGCGATTTACGCAATAACCTATCCGGCATTTTTTATGGTCAAATTCGTATTCCGCAAATCCCAGGGCTTAGCTACCGGGTAAACTTTAGCAATAACTACCGCTGGGAGGAACTGGGTAATGCCAATCCGTTTGATAACGGACAAGCCGGACGGGCTATTAAAATTAACCGAGCCACTTATGACTTGGTTGTAGATAATATCATCACCTATAATCGCGAACTAGGAGAGAATCACGAAATTGATGTGACCTTACTTTACGGATTCAATCGGATTAGTTTTAACGAAACCCGAGCCGAAGGGAGCAATTTTACCAATCTAGCTCTATCGTATAACAGCTTAGAGCAAGCGGTAATTCAACAAATATTTTCTGATGCCTGGGAAGAAAGGTACCTCTACCAGATGGGTCGGATTAACTACGGCTATCGTGACAAATACCTGCTAACGGCCACACTCCGCCGCGATGGGTTTAGTGGTTTTTCTGAAAATAACAAAGTGGGATTGTTCCCCTCGCTTGGCTTAGGGTGGGTATTATCGGAAGAAGATTTTCTGGCAAACGTTGCCCCGCTTAACTTTCTGAAGCTACGAGCAAGCTATGGGGAAAATGGAAACTTAACTGATCGGTATTCTTCGTTAGCCCGAATTAGCTCAGGGGGAGCAAACCAGTACGTATTTGGCGATGGCGGGAGTACAACAAATGGACAGCGGATTGCTTCACTAGCCAACCCCAATTTAAGCTGGGAGCGGACGGTAGGAATTAACGTAGGCGTAGACTTTGAATTGCTCGACCGCCGCTTATCAGGTAGTATTGACTACTACCAATCAAACACTACCGACTTACTGTGGGATTTTGTTTTACCTGAGATTACCGGTTTCAGGCAAATCAGATCGAATGTAGGCGAGATTAGCAATACCGGATTAGAAATGCTGGTGACAGCCAATGCAGTGCGAAGCACAAATTTTAGCTGGAACATACAAGCCAACTTTGCCACCAACTCTAACCGAATTGAGAGTTTATTGGGCCTGGATCGCGATGGCGACGGGCAGGAAGACGACCTAATAGCCAACAGTCTTTTTATAGGTGAGCCTATTGGTGCAGTATACGGCTACGTGATTGACGGCATCTGGCAAGTAGGTGATGAGAATATCCCTGATGGCTTTGCCCCTGGGTCATATCGTTTACGTGATCTAAATAACGACGAACAAATTACCCCTCAGGATGACCGCCAGATTCTGGGCTACCGGGAACCAGCCTATCAATTCGGTATTCAGAATACCTTGCAGTACAAGAATTTTGCCTTCAAATTTTTTATTAAATCAATTCAGGGAGGCAGTGATGGCTACCTGAGTCTGAACGATCCTTGGGATGGTAGCTACAGCACACCTGGTAATGCCCAAAGCAGCAACTGGTTTGCAGAAGTAGACTACTGGACGCCCGCCAATCCGGGAGCTACGTACCGACGCCCCGGCCCCGATGCGGCCATTAGCCAGCAACGCTTCTTTGCCCGTAGCTTCGCCCGCTTACAAGATATTTCGCTGTCGTATAACCTTGGCCAAAGTCTGCTTGAGCGTATCGGACTACAGGAGGCTAAAATATTTGTTAGCGGTAAAAACCTGCTCACTTTTACCGATTGGGAAGGCTGGGACCCGGAAACCGGACAAGGACTGGGGCCGAACCAACGCCGACAAGATAATAGAAACAATAGTGATAACCAGGATCGTAACCGAAGCAGAAGTGCCCTGCCCGTGATGCGGGGCTTTACCGTAGGCTTAAACATATCACTGTGA